AAAGGGCGTAAATGAATTCACCAAAGCCGGCCTGACCGAGCTGGCCTCCGAGCACGTGCGTCCGCCCCGCGTGGCCGAAGCGCCCGCCGCATTTGAGTGCGTGGTGGAACAAATCATCGAGCTGGGCCAAAACAACGGCGCCGGCAACCTCATCATTTGCCGGGTGGTGCGCGCTCATTTCCGCCAGGACATCCTCCTGCCCGACGCCACCGGCATCGACCCGTTTAAGCTGGACGCCGTGGCCCGCCTCGGCGGCGACTGGTACTGCCGGGCCAGCGGCGCCAGCCTCTTCGAGGTGCCCAAACCCAACCGCCACATCGGCATCGGCATCGACCAGCTGCCCGAGCACCTGCGCACCTCCGACGTGCTGACCGGCAACGAGTTGGGCCGCCTCGCCAACATCGAGCGCGACGCCCTGCCCACGCCCGAGCAAGTGGAAGCATTTAAAACCGAGCCGATGGTGGCCTACCTACTGAACACGTACCACAACGACGGGTCTGAGCTTAAGAAACAGCTGCTGCAACTTGGCCGGCAGTTTCTGGCAGAAGGACGGCTAGTAGAAGCGTGG
This DNA window, taken from Hymenobacter sp. 5317J-9, encodes the following:
- a CDS encoding flavin reductase family protein; translation: MASTPPVFHSLTPSDLKPSEWHPFMVGAVAPRPVAFASTVDAEGRVNLSPYSFFNAFSANPPILVFSPANRVRDNTQKHTLQNVREVPEVVINICDYALVEQMSLASTEYEKGVNEFTKAGLTELASEHVRPPRVAEAPAAFECVVEQIIELGQNNGAGNLIICRVVRAHFRQDILLPDATGIDPFKLDAVARLGGDWYCRASGASLFEVPKPNRHIGIGIDQLPEHLRTSDVLTGNELGRLANIERDALPTPEQVEAFKTEPMVAYLLNTYHNDGSELKKQLLQLGRQFLAEGRLVEAWKVLLSQSESAGIG